Proteins encoded by one window of Hyla sarda isolate aHylSar1 chromosome 13, aHylSar1.hap1, whole genome shotgun sequence:
- the LOC130297559 gene encoding nicotinamide N-methyltransferase-like: MSNFTGKEEYQKLFSPKAYLNAYFRMGEGSLGDDYLQFVLRQLAKTFHSGKVKGDTLIDIGTGPTIYQLLSACEVFKNIIVSDFTDKNREEFNLWLKNQPGAFDWSPVVKHVCQLEGGRISYQEKEERLRECIKQVLKCDVLITNPLDPVTIPAVDCLLSCLCLEGACQDLESYVTALKNITHLLKVGGYLVLAGDLGNNFYMVGEERFSGLCLNEAFLREAITGTGYVIENFELFMKNETSGEGGADFLGHYVIVARKERKV, from the exons ATGTCTAACTTCACAGGAAAAGAGGAATACCAGAAATTATTCAGCCCTAAGGCGTATCTGAACGCCTATTTTAGAATGGGTGAAGGGTCTTTGGGAGACGACTATCTACAATTTGTACTCAGGCAGCTAGCAAAAACATTTCATTCAG GTAAAGTTAAAGGTGACACATTGATTGACATTGGGACAGGGCCCACTATATACCAGCTACTATCAGCCTGTGAAGTCTTCAAAAACATCATTGTCTCTGATTTTACTGACAAAAACAGAGAGGAATTTAATCTATGGCTTAAGAATCAGCCTGGAGCATTTGACTGGAGTCCTGTGGTGAAACATGTATGCCAACTGGAAGGTGGCAG GATATCTTACCAAGAAAAGGAAGAACGGCTGAGAGAATGCATAAAACAAGTCCTGAAGTGTGATGTTCTGATTACAAATCCCCTAGATCCGGTTACTATTCCCGCAGTGGATTGCCTCCTGAGTTGCCTGTGTCTGGAGGGAGCATGTCAAGATCTAGAATCCTATGTCACTGCATTAAAAAATATTACCCATTTATTAAAAGTAGGTGGTTATTTGGTGCTCGCGGGTGATCTGGGAAACAATTTCTACATGGTAGGTGAAGAAAGGTTTTCTGGCCTGTGCCTCAATGAAGCCTTTCTGAGAGAAGCCATAACTGGGACTGGATACGTTATTGAAAACTTTGAGCTCTTTATGAAGAATGAAACTTCTGGAGAAGGCGGTGCAGATTTTTTAGGTCATTATGTTATTGTTGCTAGGAAAGAAAGAAAGGTGTGA